A stretch of DNA from Brevibacillus ruminantium:
CAAGATCGCGGAGACCATGGTCGATAGCAAAGAGTATCGACTCTCCCTGGGAGCCAGGGATCGATTGCGCCTTCATTTAAGCCGGATGCGCCATGAGATGTTTGAAGGCAATTTCAGCAATGCCCGCTACGTGCGCAATGCAATCGAACAGGCGATTCGGAAGCAGGCTGTTCGATTGTTGGGAATCGCTGAGCCGACCAAAGACGATGTGATGACGCTTCTGCCTGATGACTTCATTTGGGAGAGCGCCAAAGGGGCAGGTAACGACTAGGGCAAACTATGGTATGATAAGGGAAGAAAGGACGTGGTTCTGTGGCCGATGAAATCAAGAGAAGAGAAACAGCCATCCTCGTTGGCTGTTTTTTGGATAATCGTGATATGGAACGCTCCCGCTTGTCGATGGAAGAACTGCATGAGCTGGCACGCACAGCAGATGTAGAAGTCGTGGATGTGATCACGCAAAATCGGGAGCGTATTGATAATGCCTGGTATTTGGGCAGTGGAAAAATCCAAGAGATTGCGCACAGGGCGGAAGAATTGGACGTTGACGTGATCATCGTCAATGATGAGCTCTCGCCCAGCCAGACGCGCAACCTGGATATCGCTTTTGACTGCAAAGTGATCGACAGGACACAGTTGATCTTGGATATCTTCGCGGGGCGCGCTCATACCCGCGAAGGGAAAATACAGGTGGAGCTTGCCCAGTACAACTATCTGTTGCCGCGACTGGCGGGACAAGGCAAGCAGCTTTCCCGTCTGGGCGGGGGGATCGGAACCAGAGGTCCCGGGGAGACCAAACTGGAGAGCGACCGCCGTCATATCCGGCGCCGGATCAGTGAGCTCAAACAGCAGTTGTCTGAGCTTGTTCGCACACGCCAATTGCACCGCGAGCGACGCAAAAAGAACAAGGTGTTCCAAATTGCTTTGGTTGGTTATACCAACGCAGGGAAATCGACGTTGTTAAATGAACTGACGGTTGCCAATACCCTGCAGGAAGACAAGTTGTTTGCCACACTGGACCCTATGACCCGGCAATTGACACTCCCCAGCGGGCTGGAGGTTTTGCTGACGGATACAGTAGGGTTTATTCAGGATTTGCCAACGACGCTGGTTGCTGCCTTTCGTTCGACGCTGGAGGGCGTAAAGGAGGCTGATCTGATCCTGCACGTGGTTGACGGCCATCATCCTGATCTGGAGATACACATGGAAGTGGTCGACCGGATTCTTCGCGAACTAAAAGCCGACGACATCCCTCAGCTTGTCGTATTCAACAAAGCTGACCTGATTCTGCCGGGAACGTATTTGCCTCCGGTGGAGGACTCCATTGTAATTTCGGCCATTCGCGAAGAGGATCGTGCCGGGCTGCTGAAACGGATCGAATCTTATGTGTATGCATCGTTTGACCGATACACGCTGATTGTTCCAGCGGAGCGGGGAGATATTTTGTCCCTTCTGCATCGAGAAGGCGTGGAGATGGAGCAGGAGTTCGACGAGTCTGAAGCCACCTATCGGATATCGGTTCGTGTGAACAAAGACCATCCCATTTACGGGAGAATCGCTCCGTTCCTTTTGGATAAACCAGAGACTGTAGAAGAGAGTTGGTAAGAGAGATGTTTTCGTTATTTGCACACGGGGAGCGGTTGCGCCCCATCGTACAAGAAGTAGAACGGATGATCGCAGGGCGGCATCAGGAGATCGCTTCCCTTGTTGATTTCAATCAGTTAAAAGTGCTTCGTTCTTTTCAAAAGCACCAGGTGAACGAGTTTCATTTTGCCCCCTCGACAGGGTACGGCTATGACGACGCAGGACGTTCCACGCTGGAATCGATCTATGCAGACGTATTCGGTGGGGAGGACGCTCTGGTTCGTCCCCATATCATTTCCGGAACACATGCCATCGCGATATCGCTGTTTGGTCTGCTTCGTCCGGGAGACGACTTGCTCTATATTACCGGCAAGCCTTATGACACGCTGGAAGAAGTGGTGGGCGTACGCGGAGAAGGGCAGGGCTCTTTAAAGGAATACGGCATCGGGTACCAGTTTGTCCCCCTGACTCCATCCGGAGAGATTGATTTCCCGGCGGTGGCTGCGGCGATAACACCGAAAACCAAGGTGATCGGCATTCAGCGTTCGCGAGGCTACGCGGATCGCCCGTCCTTTACGATTGCCAAGCTTCAGGAAATGATTCAGTTTGTGAAAGAAATCAATCCCGAACTGATCGTTTTTGTAGACAACTGCTATGGGGAATTTACAGAAGAACGGGAACCGCTTCAGGTCGGAGCTGACATCATGGCAGGCTCCTTGATTAAAAATCCAGGCGGCGGACTGGTCAAAACCGGCGGGTATATCGTCGGTAAAAAGGAATGGGTCAAGCGTGCGTCGTATCGCATGGCAGCCCCGGGCATCGGTGCTGAGGGCGGCGCTTCTCTTTACTCTTTGCTGGAGATGTATCAGGGCTTTTTTCTGGCGCCTCATGTGGTGGGTGAAGCCTTGAAAGGGGCGGTTTTTTCGTCTGCGCTCCTGGAGCGGCTTGGTTTTCGCACCGACCCGCTGTGGAATGATCCCCGCACTGACTTGATCCAATCCGTTGAGTTTGGCACGGCAGAGAGGTTGATTGCCTTTTGCCAGGGGATTCAAAAAAGTGCTCCAGTCGATTCACACGTCACACCTCATCCAAGTGAGATGCCAGGTTATGCCGATCCCGTGATTATGGCGGCAGGAACCTTCATCCAAGGCGCCAGCATCGAGTTTTCAGCAGACGGACCGATTCGGCCCCCCTACCTCGGGTTTGTCCAAGGCGGCTTGACCTATTCCCATGTAAAGGTGGGCATCCTTACCGCACTGGATGGATTGCTTGAAAAAGGGCTGCTTGATCTGGATGCAGCGCAAGCATAAAGGCTAGCTTCAACAAAGTGAAAAATGGTGCGAATTTGGAAGTGTAGGACACAAAACACAGGAATGGCGAAAGGTTCCGATGAGGGGCCAATCGCCTATTTTTAATTTTTTTGTGTGAACTTTTCTGACATGCGTTGACAGATAAGTTTTTGAATCATACAATAGCAAACGAGGATGATTTCAAAGGAGGGACAAGTCGTGAGTGATGACCTTCGTCGGAACATGGCGCTGTTTCCCATTGGTATTGTGATGAAGCTGACTGACCTGACGGCACGGCAGATTCGCTACTATGAACAGAATGGATTGATTCAGCCAGCACGAACAGAAGGGAAGCAGCGACTCTTTTCCTTTAATGATGTTGATCGCTTGCTTGAAGTGAAGACGTTGATCGAAAAAGGATTGAACATCGCTGGAATCAAGCAAGTCCTGCAGTTACAGGA
This window harbors:
- a CDS encoding methionine gamma-lyase family protein, which gives rise to MFSLFAHGERLRPIVQEVERMIAGRHQEIASLVDFNQLKVLRSFQKHQVNEFHFAPSTGYGYDDAGRSTLESIYADVFGGEDALVRPHIISGTHAIAISLFGLLRPGDDLLYITGKPYDTLEEVVGVRGEGQGSLKEYGIGYQFVPLTPSGEIDFPAVAAAITPKTKVIGIQRSRGYADRPSFTIAKLQEMIQFVKEINPELIVFVDNCYGEFTEEREPLQVGADIMAGSLIKNPGGGLVKTGGYIVGKKEWVKRASYRMAAPGIGAEGGASLYSLLEMYQGFFLAPHVVGEALKGAVFSSALLERLGFRTDPLWNDPRTDLIQSVEFGTAERLIAFCQGIQKSAPVDSHVTPHPSEMPGYADPVIMAAGTFIQGASIEFSADGPIRPPYLGFVQGGLTYSHVKVGILTALDGLLEKGLLDLDAAQA
- a CDS encoding MerR family transcriptional regulator; its protein translation is MSDDLRRNMALFPIGIVMKLTDLTARQIRYYEQNGLIQPARTEGKQRLFSFNDVDRLLEVKTLIEKGLNIAGIKQVLQLQEPAPEITEITVKSEAKRKELTEQDLHQLLKQQILFNNANRPGEDALIRGELSRFFH
- the hflX gene encoding GTPase HflX — encoded protein: MADEIKRRETAILVGCFLDNRDMERSRLSMEELHELARTADVEVVDVITQNRERIDNAWYLGSGKIQEIAHRAEELDVDVIIVNDELSPSQTRNLDIAFDCKVIDRTQLILDIFAGRAHTREGKIQVELAQYNYLLPRLAGQGKQLSRLGGGIGTRGPGETKLESDRRHIRRRISELKQQLSELVRTRQLHRERRKKNKVFQIALVGYTNAGKSTLLNELTVANTLQEDKLFATLDPMTRQLTLPSGLEVLLTDTVGFIQDLPTTLVAAFRSTLEGVKEADLILHVVDGHHPDLEIHMEVVDRILRELKADDIPQLVVFNKADLILPGTYLPPVEDSIVISAIREEDRAGLLKRIESYVYASFDRYTLIVPAERGDILSLLHREGVEMEQEFDESEATYRISVRVNKDHPIYGRIAPFLLDKPETVEESW